The Mauremys reevesii isolate NIE-2019 linkage group 1, ASM1616193v1, whole genome shotgun sequence genome segment TTCACCACGGCCATGTGCTCGCAGTGCGTGTGGggaatgatgttggttctgcaatatggccattGCCTTGCTAGGAAGAGATAGGGTAATATGAGCATGCCACCTCGCAACAACACGGCCAGGCCAATCTTGGCCACCACAGGGTTTGTGAGGGTGGTAGAATGTCTCAGGGGattgcagatggccacgtagcgatcaaaagccatggccatgaagatcccagactccaccactaagaagcagtgaatgaagtacatctgggtgaggcaggcactgaaatcgatctccctggaattaaaccagaagatgctcagtgttttgggcaggatggacgtagacaggaccaggtcagtgacggacagcatgcagaggaaatagtacatgggcccatggaggcttGGCTCCCTCTTCACGacgaacaggatggtgaagttccccaagatggctatgatgtacatggtgcagaaggggatggagatccacaCATGGGCCCTCTTCAAGCCTGGAATGCcgagcaggatgaaggtggaggggttggtgaagttggTTGTGTTGGAGTCTGACATGAAGTAGAGGAGAAGGTGTGTAACTCTGAGATAGAATGGTGTCTCCTACATGTACCATACATTCCCCTGACTTTCTGTATGTACCCAAGGTTCCAGGGTGATGGCAGCAGTCCAAATGCCTGGttggagagacaatgttaatatgagacactacgTACACTCCTGGAGGCTGTTTTCatgggtgaagcagattggtCCCTCTtgacacactgaaaaatgacattttcattgtTCAGAGAAATGAATTATGAACAATTGACACTACTAATGCCAATTCCATATTTGATGGTGATTCATGCATTTATAATTCCTACATGTTGGTGTGTGGAAAACCTTAACATGCACCAGCAGGAAACATGCTTGTGAATACTGGCTATCCATCATTAACATAAAatttgccatactggatcaggccaaagtccatctagcccagtatcctgtcttccgacagtggccaatcccaggtgccccagagggaatgaacagaacaggcactcatcaagtgatccatccatcccctgtcacccattcacagcttctggcaaacagaggttagggacatcATCGCTGCCCGCCCTGGTTAatatccattgatggacttatc includes the following:
- the LOC120395270 gene encoding olfactory receptor 52M1-like, producing MSDSNTTNFTNPSTFILLGIPGLKRAHVWISIPFCTMYIIAILGNFTILFVVKREPSLHGPMYYFLCMLSVTDLVLSTSILPKTLSIFWFNSREIDFSACLTQMYFIHCFLVVESGIFMAMAFDRYVAICNPLRHSTTLTNPVVAKIGLAVLLRGGMLILPYLFLARQWPYCRTNIIPHTHCEHMAVVKLACADTRISNYYGLFVLFCVKDLDVIFIVVSYIQILRSIFSLPTKDARLKTFGTCGSHLCAIFTFYISSLFSSLTHRYGYNVALHFHVLMANVYLLVPPMLNPIIYGVRTKQIRDRLLHLVTHKGT